One stretch of Rhizobium rhizoryzae DNA includes these proteins:
- a CDS encoding sensor histidine kinase, producing the protein MKRFSGLLPTAPIGAYLVALAAVIALPLIAFVIFLILRLEAQQRAILNADTQDDARTIARAIDQELRDAITTLKLISTSPELDTNDLGGFHNRTQMSLRGSSRYVLVADEKGLQLLNTRVDYGTPLPLLSDQETFTLARQTDRIQVSNIFFGNTSKRWVFNVILPLDGPARVSGAAALILTQNAEDLQRLMSTEGLPKGWSVGVLDRRGHVVTATNAAAGDPPPISFATQALMTGNSGTIEDVNGSDRLMYGYAKLSPWDWKIVVWGPISTAQATIVSTWRYFVIGSATFLTVGLLIAYLLGRQLRTPIRQIAEMAERIGRGEIVSPVETRIAEANQVAIALSNASFDRSEAEDRAHLVMRELVHRTKNIMTLIQAMMRQLARKETNINAFQSAIGERLQGLGRSIEMLAQEQWAGVPLMRVVAQHLESFAEAQSRVDVAGPDFVLRAEAVQNLGLILHELATNSVKYGALSAPEGRVSLSWRVDEAEEGEPRIIIDWVEQNGPPVQEPATTGFGTTIIKRHAAAAFSGHVEVDYSEHGFRWTLSGPRRVFERCPTEAQKEDA; encoded by the coding sequence ATGAAGAGGTTTTCGGGACTTCTGCCAACTGCTCCGATTGGAGCCTATCTGGTTGCATTGGCGGCTGTCATTGCCCTGCCGTTGATTGCCTTCGTGATCTTCCTCATTCTGCGGCTGGAAGCGCAGCAACGCGCCATTCTCAACGCTGATACGCAGGACGATGCCCGCACCATTGCGCGCGCCATCGATCAGGAGTTGCGGGATGCAATCACGACTCTCAAGCTGATCTCCACATCCCCGGAACTCGATACGAACGACCTTGGCGGCTTTCATAACAGAACGCAGATGAGTCTTCGGGGAAGCTCCCGCTACGTTCTGGTTGCCGATGAGAAAGGCCTGCAGCTTCTCAATACCCGCGTCGACTATGGAACACCTTTGCCCCTGTTATCCGACCAGGAGACCTTTACGCTTGCAAGGCAGACGGACCGTATCCAGGTGTCAAACATCTTTTTTGGCAATACCAGCAAGCGCTGGGTCTTCAACGTCATTCTGCCGCTCGACGGGCCTGCGCGTGTCTCAGGGGCCGCAGCGCTCATCCTCACCCAGAATGCGGAGGACCTGCAGCGGTTGATGTCTACCGAGGGTTTGCCGAAGGGGTGGTCTGTCGGCGTTCTGGACAGGCGGGGCCATGTGGTGACTGCCACAAATGCAGCCGCCGGAGATCCGCCGCCGATATCCTTTGCCACGCAAGCCCTGATGACCGGCAATAGCGGAACCATAGAGGATGTGAACGGCAGCGACCGACTGATGTACGGCTATGCCAAGCTTTCGCCCTGGGACTGGAAGATCGTTGTCTGGGGTCCGATCAGCACGGCTCAGGCGACCATCGTTTCGACATGGCGCTACTTCGTCATCGGCAGCGCCACCTTCCTGACCGTTGGTTTACTGATCGCCTATCTGCTCGGGCGCCAGTTGCGGACGCCCATCCGGCAAATCGCGGAAATGGCAGAGCGGATTGGCCGGGGTGAAATCGTATCTCCGGTAGAGACGCGCATAGCTGAGGCCAACCAGGTTGCCATTGCACTGTCCAATGCCTCGTTCGATCGTAGCGAGGCTGAAGATCGCGCGCATCTGGTCATGCGAGAGCTGGTGCACCGGACGAAGAACATCATGACCCTAATCCAGGCCATGATGCGCCAGTTGGCGCGCAAGGAAACGAATATCAACGCATTTCAAAGCGCCATTGGCGAACGGTTGCAGGGTCTTGGCCGATCCATCGAGATGCTGGCGCAGGAGCAATGGGCAGGCGTCCCACTGATGCGCGTCGTAGCACAGCATCTTGAATCCTTCGCCGAAGCTCAAAGCAGGGTGGATGTTGCCGGTCCGGATTTTGTTCTGCGCGCCGAAGCCGTGCAGAACCTCGGTCTGATCCTTCACGAACTGGCGACCAACTCGGTCAAGTACGGTGCCTTGTCAGCGCCGGAAGGGCGGGTTTCGCTGAGCTGGAGGGTTGACGAGGCCGAGGAGGGGGAGCCACGCATCATCATCGACTGGGTGGAGCAAAATGGTCCGCCTGTGCAGGAGCCCGCAACGACCGGTTTCGGAACGACGATCATCAAACGGCATGCGGCGGCGGCATTCAGCGGGCATGTGGAAGTTGATTATTCGGAACACGGATTCCGCTGGACACTCTCCGGTCCGCGCCGTGTTTTCGAGCGTTGCCCGACAGAGGCGCAAAAGGAAGACGCCTGA
- the glgX gene encoding glycogen debranching protein GlgX, which yields MDTKSHNFTIESGTWLERGATFDGQGTNFALFSAHAERVELCLFDPTGKTEIARLTLPENTHEIWHGYVPGLKPGQLYGYRVHGPYDPENGHRFNPNKLLLDPYAKELFGTYEWKDAHFAYDIYHDDKDLTFDERDSAPFTPKCRVIDPYAIDWEGDNRPNVPWPSAIIYETHVKGFTQLNPAIPQDLRGTYEGMGHKATVDYIKSLGITSVELLPVHEFPDDQHLLDKGLKNFWGYNSIGFFAPASRYYGPKGIQGFRDMVRSFHDAGIEVILDVVYNHTAEGNELGPTLSFKGIDNFSYYRTLPDNHRYYINDTGTGNTVNTSHPRVLQMIMDSLRYWVEHMHVDGFRFDLGTILGREPEGFDERGGFFDAITQCPILSKVKLIGEPWDIGPGGYQVGGFPPGWAEWNDKYRDTTREYWKGDQNTAPDFAARLLGSGDIYDLRGRRPWSSVNFLAAHDGFTLNDLVSYNEKHNDANGEDNNDGHNDNRSYNYGAEGPTEDEGINAVRERQKRNFLATLLLSHGTPMLLAGDEFGRSQMGNNNGYCQDSEISWLQWEGLPDTNEALRKFTKQIIALRHKQPIFRRESWRDGMEVNWFNAGGGYQQPEQWLEGTTLGLHLGRRDLEGQSGIWSDVLMLFNPFEGTVPFKIPPLNKGRWILELTTADPSIRGQEIDQDEDYELEGRSLAVFRRG from the coding sequence ATGGACACGAAGTCACATAATTTTACGATCGAATCTGGCACTTGGCTGGAACGGGGTGCCACGTTTGACGGTCAGGGAACGAACTTTGCGCTGTTTTCAGCGCATGCGGAGCGCGTGGAGCTCTGCCTGTTCGATCCCACCGGCAAAACCGAAATCGCACGGTTGACCCTGCCCGAGAACACACATGAGATCTGGCATGGCTATGTGCCTGGCCTCAAGCCGGGCCAGCTTTATGGCTACCGTGTGCACGGCCCCTACGACCCGGAAAATGGCCACCGGTTCAACCCGAACAAGCTTCTGCTCGACCCCTATGCAAAGGAGCTCTTCGGCACGTACGAGTGGAAGGACGCCCATTTCGCCTACGATATCTATCACGACGACAAGGATCTTACCTTCGACGAGCGCGACAGTGCGCCGTTCACGCCGAAGTGCCGGGTGATCGATCCCTACGCCATCGACTGGGAAGGCGACAACCGTCCAAATGTCCCCTGGCCGTCCGCGATCATTTATGAAACGCATGTGAAGGGCTTTACGCAGCTCAACCCGGCCATCCCGCAGGATCTGCGCGGCACCTATGAGGGCATGGGACACAAGGCTACGGTGGACTACATCAAGAGCCTTGGCATCACCTCCGTCGAGCTCTTGCCAGTCCATGAATTTCCTGACGATCAGCACCTTCTCGACAAGGGCCTGAAGAACTTCTGGGGCTACAATTCGATCGGCTTCTTTGCGCCTGCCTCCCGTTACTACGGCCCGAAAGGCATACAGGGCTTCCGCGACATGGTGCGAAGCTTCCACGATGCCGGCATCGAGGTCATTCTGGATGTGGTCTACAACCACACGGCGGAAGGCAATGAGCTTGGTCCGACGCTCTCCTTCAAGGGCATCGATAACTTCTCCTATTACCGCACCCTGCCGGACAATCATCGCTACTATATCAATGATACCGGCACCGGAAACACGGTGAACACCTCCCACCCGCGCGTATTGCAGATGATCATGGATTCGCTGCGCTACTGGGTCGAGCACATGCATGTCGACGGGTTCCGCTTCGATCTCGGGACCATTCTCGGGCGTGAGCCCGAAGGGTTCGATGAGCGCGGTGGGTTTTTCGATGCCATCACCCAGTGCCCCATCCTCTCCAAGGTCAAGTTGATCGGCGAGCCGTGGGATATCGGTCCGGGCGGCTATCAGGTTGGTGGCTTCCCACCCGGCTGGGCAGAATGGAACGACAAGTATCGCGATACGACCCGCGAATACTGGAAGGGTGACCAGAATACGGCACCTGATTTCGCCGCTCGTCTGCTTGGTTCCGGCGATATCTACGACCTCAGGGGCCGCCGTCCGTGGTCGAGCGTCAACTTCCTTGCAGCGCATGACGGTTTCACGCTCAACGATCTTGTTTCCTACAACGAGAAGCACAACGACGCGAACGGGGAGGACAACAACGACGGCCACAATGACAACCGCAGCTACAACTACGGTGCGGAAGGCCCGACGGAAGATGAGGGCATCAACGCTGTCCGTGAGCGTCAGAAGCGCAACTTCCTCGCCACGCTCCTGCTTTCGCACGGCACGCCGATGCTGTTGGCGGGTGACGAATTCGGCCGAAGCCAGATGGGCAATAACAACGGCTATTGCCAGGACAGCGAGATCTCCTGGCTGCAGTGGGAAGGCCTGCCGGACACGAACGAGGCCCTTCGCAAGTTCACGAAGCAGATCATTGCGCTTCGTCACAAGCAGCCGATCTTCCGCCGCGAAAGCTGGCGCGATGGAATGGAGGTGAACTGGTTCAACGCTGGCGGGGGCTACCAGCAGCCGGAGCAATGGCTGGAGGGCACAACGCTTGGCCTGCATCTTGGCCGTCGCGATCTGGAGGGACAGTCAGGCATCTGGTCGGATGTGCTGATGCTGTTCAATCCCTTTGAAGGAACAGTACCCTTCAAGATCCCGCCGCTGAACAAGGGGCGCTGGATCCTCGAACTGACGACGGCGGATCCTTCAATCCGAGGGCAAGAGATCGATCAGGACGAAGACTACGAACTGGAAGGCCGAAGCCTTGCCGTGTTCCGACGCGGTTAA
- a CDS encoding cytochrome c oxidase assembly protein → MTVKRSCLVAGLLIVALAWLLLALGDKTSFSIHMIVHMAVVAAAAPFMAYGMAGGSLDFVSRSRVLTPVTASMLELVTVWGWHLPAAREWAETSMLARVLEQTCFLSAGLILWLACLGGTDPERDSKRLGGVLGLLFTSMHMTLLGALLALSPRPLYGAGEVTCFGIVLSAGQDQQIGAVIMLMVGAAVYLAGGVALLGRTLREPEPNPLGDR, encoded by the coding sequence ATGACCGTCAAGCGATCGTGCCTTGTCGCCGGATTGCTGATCGTGGCGCTTGCCTGGCTTTTGCTTGCACTCGGCGACAAGACATCCTTTTCCATCCATATGATCGTGCACATGGCGGTGGTCGCCGCTGCCGCACCATTCATGGCCTATGGAATGGCGGGAGGCAGTCTCGATTTCGTATCGCGTAGTCGCGTACTCACGCCCGTCACGGCCTCCATGCTGGAACTGGTCACCGTCTGGGGGTGGCATTTGCCTGCCGCGCGTGAATGGGCCGAAACATCAATGCTGGCTCGAGTTCTCGAACAGACATGCTTCCTCAGCGCCGGATTGATCCTGTGGCTTGCATGTCTTGGCGGCACCGACCCCGAACGTGACAGCAAGCGGTTGGGCGGCGTTCTGGGCCTGCTTTTCACCTCCATGCACATGACACTCCTGGGGGCGCTTCTGGCGTTGTCGCCGCGTCCGCTTTACGGGGCCGGTGAAGTCACCTGTTTCGGGATCGTGCTGTCGGCCGGTCAGGACCAGCAGATCGGCGCGGTCATCATGCTGATGGTTGGAGCGGCCGTCTATCTTGCCGGTGGTGTTGCGCTGCTTGGGCGCACGCTGCGTGAACCTGAACCAAACCCCCTGGGAGATCGCTAA
- the coxB gene encoding cytochrome c oxidase subunit II, which yields MIHHLRLVSLAICLLALSSCSGVQSALDPAGREAEAVATLFWVMVAGGGLIWLCVMGAFLFAGRFKTQPLTERRAGGIIVFGGVAFPVVVLAGLIAYAVWLMPAMRPWFAGEGEGLRRIEITAEQYWWRVRYLDDKGQVLRESANEVFMPVDERVLFVLKAKDVIHSFWIPSLGGKMDAIPGRMNNLQLEATKTGSYRGVCAEFCGTAHALMAFTVEVLEKQAFEDWLQPKASPTPVSAAQTPDAGGLDAFLKNGCGACHAIDGTQAQGAIGPNLTGFGTRPTLAAGTLPNTTGHLIRFIKTPDLIKPGVNMPSYNMLPQAEVEAISLYLKGLK from the coding sequence GTGATCCATCACCTCCGTCTTGTTTCTCTTGCAATTTGTCTTCTTGCCCTGAGTTCGTGCAGCGGCGTTCAATCGGCGCTCGATCCTGCTGGTCGGGAAGCGGAAGCGGTCGCGACCCTGTTCTGGGTCATGGTTGCAGGCGGTGGCCTCATCTGGCTCTGCGTCATGGGTGCCTTTCTGTTTGCCGGTCGCTTCAAGACGCAACCGCTGACCGAACGCCGCGCAGGCGGCATCATCGTCTTTGGTGGCGTTGCCTTTCCCGTTGTGGTGCTGGCGGGCCTGATTGCCTATGCAGTCTGGTTGATGCCTGCCATGCGGCCCTGGTTTGCGGGCGAGGGCGAAGGTTTGCGCCGCATTGAAATCACCGCCGAGCAATATTGGTGGCGAGTCCGTTACCTCGATGACAAAGGGCAGGTGCTGCGCGAGAGCGCCAATGAAGTGTTCATGCCGGTCGATGAGCGCGTGCTGTTCGTCCTCAAGGCAAAGGACGTCATCCATTCCTTCTGGATTCCCTCGCTTGGCGGAAAGATGGATGCCATTCCGGGACGAATGAACAATCTTCAGCTCGAAGCCACGAAGACCGGCAGCTATCGTGGCGTCTGTGCTGAGTTCTGTGGCACGGCTCATGCGCTGATGGCCTTCACCGTCGAGGTTCTGGAAAAGCAAGCGTTCGAGGACTGGCTGCAGCCCAAGGCGAGCCCAACGCCGGTTTCAGCGGCCCAAACACCCGATGCCGGGGGGCTTGACGCGTTCCTCAAGAACGGGTGCGGGGCCTGCCATGCGATTGATGGCACGCAAGCGCAAGGTGCTATCGGACCCAATCTGACCGGTTTCGGGACACGGCCAACGCTTGCCGCCGGAACCTTACCCAATACGACCGGTCACCTGATCCGCTTCATCAAGACCCCTGATCTCATCAAGCCGGGCGTCAATATGCCCTCTTACAACATGCTGCCACAGGCGGAAGTCGAGGCGATCAGCCTTTACCTGAAAGGACTGAAATGA
- the ctaD gene encoding cytochrome c oxidase subunit I yields the protein MTGKLGPLLPQDQREAQDKRLRDVWKTPSGWRYWTSVNNSEIGLWYGCTAFIFMLFAGVLALLIRLQLAVPDNTFLSANFFNQAFTLHGTVMMFLFAVPIFEAVAIFLLPSMLGARELPFPRLSAFGFWSFAIGGVFVCGSIFFGAAPNSGWFMYPPLATDKEQTGIGADIWLLGLSFIEVASIAAAVELIVGIMKCRAPGMRVNMMPLFAWYLLIVAGMILFAFPPLIAGDLLFEMQRMFDWPFFDAERGGDPLLWQHLFWIFGHPEVYIIFLPAIALMAMIVPTFSQRPIVGYSWIVLAAVGTGFLSFGLWVHHMFTTGLPQISLAFFSAASEAVVIPTGVQIFVFIATMLAGRVIFSVPMLFGAGGLAIFIIGGLTGVMVALVPFDWQAHDTYFIVAHLHYVLIGGMLFPVTAGIYYFYPFFNGKKLSDAWGKIAFWLMFVGFNVAFFPMHFAGLRGMPRRVFTYPAEMGWDWFNLISTVGAFVFAAGFLIVVADVVRPKTRQAPAKPNPWNAGTMEWLNQHEESWGIRSIPIIKSRYPLWDQPDLRKNIEDGRYYLPDAETGHRETLVTSVLDGAPQQVLRVGGSSYVTMIAAFLLGGVFIALTYEWWWTTIICAIGTLIAILYWLWTGTAQIPEAEMRDAGLGERFPLYVSGPASVGWWAMFITMVGDGTAFASLIFGYFFYWTIHDDFTGGQVGPGWQWPLAAAALFVIAWGCMLLARFANTRNLASTMRLSIAVSFLLTIAGVAAGLMGPYQHAMEPTLHVYPATVWILAIWTSTHGAVALIMQLYCLARSYAGYLTADYDQDLCNVVLYWHFMVFTAVVTYLTIGLFPELR from the coding sequence ATGACCGGCAAGCTTGGCCCCCTCCTTCCGCAGGATCAACGCGAGGCGCAGGATAAGCGCCTGCGCGACGTGTGGAAAACCCCCTCGGGCTGGCGCTACTGGACATCGGTCAACAATAGCGAAATCGGCCTGTGGTACGGCTGTACGGCCTTCATATTCATGCTGTTTGCAGGCGTTCTCGCGCTCTTGATCCGGCTTCAGCTTGCCGTTCCAGATAATACCTTTCTCAGCGCCAATTTTTTCAATCAGGCCTTCACCCTGCATGGCACGGTGATGATGTTCCTGTTTGCGGTGCCGATTTTCGAAGCCGTCGCGATCTTTCTTTTGCCGTCGATGCTTGGCGCGCGCGAGCTTCCGTTTCCTCGGCTATCCGCCTTCGGCTTCTGGAGCTTTGCGATCGGTGGTGTTTTCGTTTGTGGCTCGATCTTCTTCGGTGCTGCACCCAATAGCGGCTGGTTCATGTATCCGCCGCTTGCAACCGACAAGGAGCAGACGGGCATTGGTGCCGATATCTGGCTACTTGGGTTATCCTTCATCGAAGTGGCATCAATCGCTGCTGCCGTGGAACTCATCGTCGGCATCATGAAGTGCCGCGCTCCCGGCATGCGCGTCAACATGATGCCGCTCTTTGCCTGGTACCTGCTTATCGTGGCAGGCATGATCCTGTTTGCCTTTCCGCCACTGATTGCGGGCGACCTGCTGTTCGAGATGCAGCGCATGTTCGACTGGCCCTTCTTCGATGCGGAGCGCGGTGGTGATCCGCTCTTGTGGCAGCACCTTTTCTGGATTTTCGGCCACCCGGAAGTCTACATCATCTTCCTGCCAGCCATCGCGCTGATGGCGATGATCGTGCCGACCTTCTCGCAGCGACCCATCGTCGGCTATTCCTGGATCGTTCTGGCGGCGGTGGGCACCGGCTTCCTGAGCTTCGGGCTCTGGGTCCACCACATGTTCACCACCGGCCTCCCGCAAATTTCGCTGGCCTTCTTTTCAGCCGCATCGGAAGCGGTTGTCATCCCCACCGGCGTGCAGATCTTCGTGTTCATTGCCACCATGCTGGCGGGCCGGGTCATCTTTTCGGTACCAATGCTGTTCGGGGCAGGGGGCCTTGCCATCTTTATCATCGGCGGCCTGACCGGCGTCATGGTGGCGCTGGTGCCTTTCGACTGGCAGGCACACGATACCTATTTCATCGTTGCTCACCTGCACTATGTGCTCATCGGTGGCATGCTGTTTCCGGTCACGGCGGGCATCTATTATTTCTACCCCTTCTTCAACGGCAAGAAGCTCTCGGATGCCTGGGGCAAGATCGCCTTCTGGCTGATGTTCGTGGGCTTCAACGTCGCCTTCTTCCCCATGCATTTCGCCGGCTTGCGCGGCATGCCCCGGCGAGTGTTCACCTATCCCGCCGAGATGGGATGGGACTGGTTCAACCTCATCTCCACCGTCGGCGCCTTCGTCTTTGCGGCCGGCTTCCTGATCGTGGTGGCCGATGTTGTACGGCCAAAGACCAGACAGGCGCCAGCCAAGCCCAATCCATGGAATGCGGGCACGATGGAGTGGTTGAACCAGCATGAGGAAAGCTGGGGCATTCGCTCAATTCCCATCATTAAAAGCAGGTATCCGCTGTGGGATCAGCCTGATCTGCGAAAGAACATCGAGGATGGCCGCTACTATCTGCCAGACGCAGAGACGGGCCATCGCGAAACGCTGGTGACATCAGTGCTGGATGGTGCGCCACAGCAGGTTTTGCGCGTCGGAGGGTCATCCTATGTCACGATGATCGCCGCGTTCCTGCTAGGCGGTGTCTTCATTGCACTCACCTACGAATGGTGGTGGACCACGATCATCTGCGCCATCGGCACATTGATTGCCATTCTCTACTGGCTGTGGACGGGGACGGCGCAGATCCCGGAAGCAGAGATGCGCGATGCAGGACTTGGGGAACGCTTTCCGCTCTATGTATCCGGCCCCGCATCCGTCGGCTGGTGGGCAATGTTCATCACCATGGTGGGTGATGGCACCGCATTTGCGAGCCTGATCTTCGGCTATTTCTTCTATTGGACGATCCATGATGATTTCACGGGAGGGCAGGTCGGTCCAGGCTGGCAATGGCCGCTGGCGGCAGCGGCGCTGTTCGTGATTGCCTGGGGCTGCATGCTTCTGGCGCGCTTTGCCAACACGCGCAATCTCGCCTCCACGATGCGGCTATCGATTGCTGTCTCCTTCCTGCTGACGATCGCCGGTGTCGCAGCCGGTCTGATGGGGCCTTACCAGCATGCCATGGAGCCGACATTGCATGTGTACCCCGCCACCGTCTGGATCCTCGCAATCTGGACCTCGACGCACGGCGCGGTGGCTCTCATCATGCAACTCTATTGTCTGGCACGCAGCTATGCCGGCTACCTGACGGCAGACTACGATCAGGATCTCTGCAATGTGGTGCTCTATTGGCACTTCATGGTGTTTACCGCCGTGGTGACCTATCTCACCATCGGCCTCTTCCCGGAACTGAGGTGA
- a CDS encoding type 1 glutamine amidotransferase domain-containing protein, which produces MTDIGSARILILATDGYERSELRVPLEELRRHGADVKIASLKPGEIKSWDEKDWGDTVPVDITVDQVKHDDYDALVIPGGQINPDILRTEEKAVDIVRNFIKTGKVVAAICHGPWLLVEADALRGRKATSYHSIKTDVKNAGASWEDKEVVTDNGIITSRSPKDLQAFVAKIVEEVQEGRHKRQAA; this is translated from the coding sequence ATGACTGACATTGGTTCCGCACGTATTCTTATTCTCGCAACCGACGGCTATGAGCGCTCTGAACTGCGCGTGCCTCTGGAAGAGCTGCGCAGGCATGGTGCAGATGTAAAGATCGCCTCGCTGAAGCCCGGCGAAATCAAGAGCTGGGACGAGAAGGATTGGGGCGACACCGTACCGGTTGATATCACGGTCGATCAGGTCAAGCACGATGACTATGACGCGCTGGTCATCCCGGGCGGGCAGATCAACCCGGATATCCTCCGCACGGAAGAAAAGGCGGTCGACATCGTCCGCAACTTCATCAAGACCGGCAAGGTGGTTGCGGCTATCTGCCATGGCCCATGGCTGCTGGTAGAGGCCGATGCTCTGCGCGGCCGCAAGGCGACCTCTTACCATTCGATCAAGACCGACGTGAAAAACGCGGGCGCGTCCTGGGAAGACAAGGAAGTCGTGACCGATAACGGCATCATCACATCCCGTTCCCCGAAAGATCTTCAGGCCTTCGTGGCAAAGATCGTAGAAGAGGTCCAGGAAGGTCGCCACAAGCGTCAGGCTGCCTGA
- a CDS encoding c-type cytochrome: MVVRWKHVLLAFLAAVILGFGFAWSGLMGVGARSGHWAVTDWFLHWVMRNSVRTAALQTEPPPFDNPEMLKLAAGHYEQGCAFCHGSPAEERSAVSRNMLPEPPDLKEKVPEWTKAELFHIVQDGVRFTGMPAWPAPHREDEVWSMVAFLEQVPQMSAEDYRQLAGLDVTGGSNAVLDCQSCHAPERLNGKSLIPSLAGQSETYLRESLFAYADGRRLSGVMQTAIAGLSKEQLASLARDYASMQRGSVANHDANPRGADIDKGRELAEKGRAADRIPACLTCHERADGNPSYPKLSGQSVPYLTNQLRLFRQEHRGGTVFGHLMLPVANNLTDADIENVSAYFASKQE, translated from the coding sequence ATGGTCGTTCGCTGGAAACACGTCCTTCTTGCTTTTCTGGCCGCGGTTATCCTGGGCTTCGGGTTTGCCTGGTCAGGGCTGATGGGCGTTGGAGCACGCAGCGGGCATTGGGCGGTCACGGACTGGTTTCTCCACTGGGTGATGCGCAACTCGGTCCGAACAGCCGCCCTGCAAACCGAGCCGCCGCCTTTCGATAATCCCGAAATGCTGAAACTGGCCGCCGGACATTATGAGCAGGGCTGCGCCTTCTGCCATGGGTCTCCGGCTGAGGAGCGCTCCGCTGTGTCCCGCAACATGCTGCCCGAACCTCCCGACCTGAAAGAAAAGGTACCTGAGTGGACGAAAGCTGAGCTGTTTCACATCGTTCAAGACGGCGTGCGTTTCACCGGCATGCCTGCGTGGCCAGCCCCGCATCGGGAAGACGAGGTGTGGTCGATGGTGGCGTTTCTCGAGCAGGTTCCGCAGATGTCGGCGGAGGATTATCGCCAGTTGGCCGGGCTGGATGTGACTGGCGGCAGCAATGCCGTGCTGGACTGCCAGTCCTGCCACGCGCCAGAGCGACTGAACGGTAAAAGCCTGATTCCAAGCCTCGCTGGTCAATCGGAAACCTATTTGCGGGAAAGCCTGTTTGCCTATGCGGATGGTCGACGTCTGAGCGGCGTGATGCAAACGGCGATTGCCGGTTTGTCGAAAGAACAATTGGCGTCTCTCGCCAGAGACTATGCCAGCATGCAGCGTGGTAGCGTCGCAAACCATGACGCCAATCCTCGAGGAGCTGATATCGATAAGGGCCGCGAACTTGCTGAAAAGGGGCGAGCGGCAGATCGCATTCCGGCGTGTCTCACCTGCCACGAGCGGGCGGATGGTAACCCGAGTTACCCCAAGCTTTCAGGCCAGAGTGTGCCTTATCTGACCAATCAGCTACGCCTGTTCCGTCAGGAGCACCGTGGAGGAACTGTTTTTGGGCACCTCATGCTTCCAGTGGCGAACAATCTGACCGACGCAGACATCGAGAATGTCAGCGCCTATTTCGCGTCGAAACAAGAATGA
- a CDS encoding DNA topoisomerase IB: MDVTSTLEPAKPLLDTIGLVYVSDAEPGIRRLRRGKGFCYRMPDGSLLCEGPEKQRISALGLPPAYENVWICLDPNGHLQATGLDARGRKQYRYHSAWQTFRSELKYDQLGSFADALPRIRRRIERDLLNGLDRQEAVLAALVSLLDVTHLRIGNRAYAKQNKTYGATTLLKRHMSFSEDGVLLKFTAKGGKRVRHTIRHPKLQRLFEQIADLPGRQLFSWLDEEGVAHPVDSGRLNSYLASCAGLTVSAKTFRTWGGSLAAFTAATRAVKQGEKVRIKMLTHAASERLQNTPAVCRNSYIHPTVLALAEDISPLQRLMEKPLAADAKVRGLRAEEQWLRAFLKLSNAG; this comes from the coding sequence ATGGATGTCACAAGCACGCTTGAACCCGCAAAACCACTTCTGGATACGATCGGCCTCGTCTATGTCAGCGATGCGGAGCCGGGGATACGGCGCCTGCGCAGGGGCAAGGGCTTCTGCTACCGGATGCCCGACGGATCGCTTCTCTGCGAAGGACCCGAAAAACAGCGTATCTCGGCGCTCGGTCTTCCGCCAGCCTATGAAAATGTCTGGATCTGCCTGGACCCGAACGGCCATCTTCAGGCAACCGGGCTGGATGCGCGCGGGCGGAAGCAATACCGTTATCACTCTGCGTGGCAGACCTTTCGCAGTGAGCTGAAATACGACCAGCTCGGTTCCTTCGCCGATGCACTGCCGCGGATCCGGCGCCGGATCGAGCGCGATCTCCTGAATGGACTTGATCGGCAAGAGGCTGTGCTCGCGGCTCTGGTCTCGCTTCTGGATGTCACGCACCTTCGCATCGGCAACCGGGCCTACGCCAAGCAGAACAAGACCTACGGGGCGACGACGCTTCTGAAGCGGCATATGAGCTTCAGCGAAGATGGAGTACTGCTGAAGTTTACCGCCAAGGGTGGCAAGCGCGTGCGCCATACCATCCGTCATCCGAAGCTGCAGCGCCTGTTCGAGCAGATCGCCGATTTGCCGGGCCGGCAGCTTTTTTCCTGGCTGGATGAAGAGGGCGTGGCCCACCCTGTGGATTCCGGTCGCCTGAATTCCTATCTGGCGTCCTGCGCGGGCCTGACCGTTTCAGCCAAGACCTTTCGGACGTGGGGCGGCTCTCTCGCAGCCTTCACCGCAGCAACCCGCGCCGTAAAACAGGGTGAGAAGGTTCGCATCAAGATGCTGACTCATGCCGCTTCCGAAAGGCTGCAGAACACGCCTGCCGTATGCCGAAACAGCTATATCCACCCGACGGTTCTTGCGCTCGCGGAAGACATTTCGCCGCTCCAGCGCCTTATGGAGAAACCTCTGGCCGCCGACGCAAAAGTGCGCGGCCTGCGCGCCGAGGAACAGTGGCTGCGCGCTTTCCTGAAGCTGTCGAACGCCGGATGA